One Glycine soja cultivar W05 chromosome 7, ASM419377v2, whole genome shotgun sequence genomic window, gaatttgaaaaagtaCAGAAAATTAGATAAGCCAGCAAAATTgattatacatatttattttacaaagtaGATGATTTTGTGTTAATtccaaaaggtaaaaaaagaactATGACATTGTAGAACCATgtatataactaaatttacaataattattacatataaatttttttacaaaaattatataaaagattttGAAACTCCAATTTTCTTTGCACCAAAGGGTTGTACaccaaataattaatgaatCAAAGGGATAGGGATAGTGGCATGGCCTATGGCTTCTGCTAGtattacaaaacaaaacatgTATGCTATGCTAGGGCATGagaaccatatatatataatgctttTCTCCACACCAATATCTCACATCATCCATCTTTTGCTATCATCAAGAAACAATCCATGCTGTAGCTATTTCCTTCCCAGGAAACACACATCATCATTGAATGGCTGAAGCCCATCTTTGTATATAGCTTATAGGGGAAGATGATGAGAAAAGGCATCATACACAAAAAGCTAAAGGGTACTACACAAGTAATAATGTTGCAACTTTTTCCATACCTCATGCATTGTGTCAAGTCATGGGGCAATCATAACACTCTCTGATGCATAGttttcatctttctttcttaaatTTCCCTCATTATAGATAGAGTTCCCAGCTCCATTGCTTATTAACTTACATTCTTGACTTTCCCTTTCCCACATTAAGTCTCTGCCATAAGTATCTGAGTGGGAAAAGAAGCAGCTAGCTAAAACATTTCACCACATGCAAGTAACTGaatcaaattaagaaaaaaccctaaccctaaaaacaTTGGTTTTTCCACCATGAAAAATCCCATAGAACCAAAAGATCATAATCACGGGGAAGTACTAAAGAAGTTAATAATGCGGATGACATGAGAAAGacgagaaaacatttttttattttgtaaacaaGGGGACAAAAATAGCTAATAGTCGAATAAATATCTAGTTACAAAGAATAACCCATATATAgaaggaaacaaagaaaaagttaaagtcGCAAAATCAGAATCTAAAGCCCCTccatatatatcttttatctaACCATAAAAAGTGAGAACCTCCAAAATGTTTCATATGAACACAAGCCATCAGTGTTGAAGTGAGGTTTCTCTAAAGTAAAACACAAAACACCCCAAGAGGCCCATAGAGgttaattttcacttttaatcaTATGTTCAGTTAGCTAAAGAACCAACCCATACATAATAGTAGTGCCATACaaagatatataaataatgtacaaccaaataattaaaagaaactaatatttgtcataattaagttctatgattaattaattaacccaAGATATGACTATATATCATGATGATCATCACCTAAACACGATCTTCACTCTCCTCATTCCTCATATGCGTTGGAACAATGTCCTGAAGAAGCCCATTGTCCCTCAAGAAAGCGTGAGGAGCCACCACACTTCGCTGATGATTCTCTTGGCCTTGAAGGAAGCCACTCAACGACGACGTATTGGGGTAGCTATTATTAACACAAGAAGCTGAGTTAACAACATTCAGTGGCAATGACAATGACGATGAGTTGGAGTTGTACAACAACATTGCTGCTTGTGCTTGGTCCCGaaactgttgttgttgtggcaGCATAAAGTGTGCCGAACCTAATCCACTAGTGGGTCCGAACCCACCACTTGCTTCGGAATGCATGAACCCGAGGCTAGCCCGTGACGTGGCAGGGCACGGGTGCGTGTGTTGCCCCTCGTAGGTTGTCACCACCACCGTAGGATCCTCGGAGGAACGCTCCACGCGCTTCTTCACGCCGCATGTCGCGGTGGTGCAACGATAATAGCTCCTGTTTTGCGTGCACCGcaagaaatattttaattattagtcccaacccaaatccaaagtactaaaaaggagaagaaagaatcaaagtgacaaaattaattaagatttgaCGATCAATGAAATGtgcaaataattatatattgatgGGTATACCTTGGATGAGGGCTGTTTTTGACGGCTTTTTGACCGTACTTGCGCCATCTGTAGCCATCGTCGAGGTGATCCACTTCACTCTTTGTCATGAACGCAAATCTTGGCTCTCTTTGCTTCTTTTGGTTCTTCTTTTTTGGCTTGAGCCTAAGCATGGAATTTTAGCAAAAACCAATAATTATTAACATGTTTTTGTTGGGTTTCATTATAATAAGTTATAACAACAAAcataagaaatcaaaattaagcAAAAGAAGATGAAATCGGAGAGAAATGACAGTATAACGAAAACCCATTGCTTTAAAGTTCAATGAACATACACAAAAAACGACCTCCTAATCTCCCATCAATTGTCACCACTCAGCACCCCTGTCTGTTAGCAACTGTAACCGACTTTATCCtcgtttaattttattattatttgccaCAACCACATTGAATGACATACAGAattcattccttttttttttgaaaaaaaaacataataaaaaattgagaaaaataattaagttgttattgttattattattagtgcTATTACTCACTGTTTCTTAGTCTTGTCTTGGTCTTGATCTTCTTCTCCTCTGCCTGCAGCTGCATCTATTGTTGTTTCATCATCGGCATCATTATCATTTCCCGTTGCTTTgttggcggcggcggcggcggcggcttCGTTCGACGACGACGAAATAGACGAATAGTTGGGAGATGCCGGAGTGTTGAGAACCTCGGAGCCGTCGGGGACATTGGAGCTGGCCGGAGACGGAAGAGGGTGGTTGATTTGGGCGGTGAGAGGTGGTGGTGCTGACGTGGCGGTGGTGTTTTGGGGCCAGTCGAATAAAGAAGGGGCATAATAATCAGCAGGGACAGCGAGCAAGTCCATGAAGCCAGCAAAGTTGTTGGGAGCTTTAGGATCGTGAGATGAGGAAGGTGGTGGAGGTGGCATCATGTCAAAGATGCTAGAGAAAGCAGGGGAGAAAGGGAAGCTTGTGCTCATGCTCATGTTCGGAATCTCGTCGGAAAATGCCACAGAATTTGCCATGGTGGATGATGACTTTGAGtttccctctttctctctcttctcctcCATTGCTTTTAATGAATTGTAGGTGCTATATATCAACAAAAACCTTTGCACATAttcctcattttctttttctctcttgtttaaatttatttctcaaaaaCACCAAATAAAAAGTGAtcctattaattattttttgtttttttgtattattatattatacttaAAGAAAAGGAGAAACTATTCAATGCTCTCCCATAGATATGCCTAACGTTTTGGTCTTTTTTTATGCCACGTTTAACAGAGTtttattagtaaattaaaaaaatggtctttttaaagctaaaaaaaaatacagttaCATACCATTCTCTTTAAGTATATTAATGACTAGAAATTCGatccttaaatttttatatgaaaatatatttgtcaAAACATGTCAACacttaaaatatgtttaaatatagtagttttcaaaaaatagaaaatagttaGGCatgatgtttttaaaatatatatgactAGGAGTTTAGatctatgtatatattttttattatagatatttttcagttggatagaaatattataaataataatatttctttttttcaagtatttaaaatagttatacATTCAACATTCGAACATTAagacatttaattaaaataaaataatttcatattaattgatCTAAATGTTCACtcattaaatatatgtatatgaaaGTACATGTGATTTTTGTAAGAAGATGAAAGTATATATGTGAAGGaatattaacttattaaattaatagCTTTTGGTATTATGAAAATTTAGTCGATGATGGATCATACTCAAGTAAGAAATATCAcataaatattgattaataaagaaaaagaaagggataGTTTGGGCCATTGGGggattttgtttaaataaataatttagagagTGTGAAAGGAGCTTGGATTTGGTTGGGAATTTGGAAAACAGGTTGGCTCGGGGAGGTTTCCCACCTTAGTGGTGACCGACATGTGGCGGTTTCCGATCTGAGGGTGGAAGGCAATAGCATTTACTGCAAAAGAGGACCAGTGGTGGGTCCCAGTGGACGCGCATATTTGACTGGCAACCGGTTTGGGTGTGAACAGGGGGAGTGTACACGTGGGCTGTAAGTAAAAAGGGTTTACGGTCTGATCGTTACCATGTGATGGTCCTGTCCCCTTTCAGCTTCTGCCTCCTTTTCTCATTTTCCTTTTCGCTTTTAACATCATCATGCCAAATTCAcccttcattttctttattttcttgtcatctaTTGCAAGTTTGCAACGTACCTTCTGTCCCAGCCCAATTCATTCTACGATAACTCGGTTTCTATAGTGTAATCTAATGAATAAAAGGGAAAATTATATTTGCTACTATAGAAGTGTAGTTTGGTGACACGTTTTGCCTGGTAAATTCTATTTTACTTTATCCTTTTTCATGTATAAATACAACAAGTTTGATcttccaaaaataattttatgtacgTGCGTTTCAACCAATaaaatctaacacattttcattTACATAGTTTGCATGGTTTGGTGGTGAGCAGCTAAAAAATGTGGTGTTATCGTCACAATTTAATGTATGACACGTTTTTATTTATGCAGTCAAAatgacaaatttttatttatagtgtGTTTCATTCGGCgatgaacaataaaaaatatagtagtGTCGCCGTAgaaaattgaaagcaataaaatgttgctttgagattgtTATGCATTAATACACCATCACTAGGCATGTAAATGAACTTAGCGGAATCAAATACTAGAAACTTAAGTttaacttttgaaaaataagtttaagttttgacttatttatttaaacgaatttaataaaaataattcaatttcacttgtttaaatattttactttgtttttctttctttacttgCTGCATAGCTCACAttctttctgttttttattttttattttttatttctcttcctcCTGACTTCTACACCCAAATAAGATTTGggacttatttttaaattgttttgtaaaatttgtttgtcatataaacacaataaaaaatgtttatccTCTTCGCACATTTCTAATTCCAAACTTAATAAGTGTTTAACAAGAAACTAATTGTTgaatagtgtaatttttttaaaaaaggtagattaaaataaaaaagtgaaaataaaatacaacatGGACCCTTTCATACTCTGGTTTCATTCCATAAGATGAGGTGGAAACAGGCAACAAGATCTATGGTGatactataaattaaatttgaatcaaatgtTGGACTCAGTCAATATTGAACGAATATTATAATTGccagaaaaaaatgattaaatacaaAGGCATTTCggtgaaaaatgaaaaggagTCTTCTTGCAGACAACGCTTACGTTTGAAGCCTGAAGGTTAAATCCAGCATTAgcatagaaagaaaaaggaaaacaaatctCCTAGAAAGAGTTACTACTTTAATTCCAAAGTACTTAAAaaggaatgaaaaatataagtttaagggaaaaagaaattaacaagTAACAACACGTACAACGTTGTGAGTTGCGACTTGTTAAGACCGTCGTCGTCTGTTAATCAGAAGCTTCGGCACGTGCCTTCCGTGCCTGACTATTGCTCAGTCAAGTATTGCTTACATCATTTCCACATCACTCATTCCTCATTTATAtaagttcttttattttaatagtataATGTTTTTAACTTATTTCATTAAGTTTAATGTCAAATTTATGTGTAACTTTAATTTACTAAAAGTTAATGAATaagtgtttaattaatttttcattcgaTTGCACCTAAATACAGAATTAGATCGATCCACTAAATGGAAATGTGAAACACACCTCATTTAATTTGATGACTtctgtataaattttatttgaaatattacTACTCCTCCTTTGATATTTCACCTCCCCCCTCAATTttgagatgttttttttttattattatttattttattacaaaacgGGGCAAGAGCCCAGACGGACCAATGTTGAGAGAGTCATAAATGCTCTTCAAAAATTTAATGCGCCCATCAGTTAGGtggattattattttcttatttaataatgttttgatattataattgaaaatgaaaacacacATATTTGATAATGTATATAGTTAAATAATACTTGCAAAAGGAATTCACATTTACCTTGAAGAGTCAAGTGAAAACTTAAATTTGCAATATGTTAAATACAAAACTCTGTTTTATTTCACCCGACTTATTTCTTGAAACTTCTCAAATACTAATTAAAAGTAACAATAcactcttaaaaaaaagtagCAATACTAATTTTAGTAAAATCGAAAACAATTTCAGTTCTGTAAATTTTCATAGAAACATActttactatatttttaaagtatagTACTATTAGTTTTCACTATTTTAACAGAATATGTCAACCGTgcttcttaaatattgaaaaGTACGAGTGCCCATTAATTGACGTTGTGCGTATgcttaatttcaattttctatGTATTAAGTTCTAAGAAAACAtcatattaatttaatcataatcTGTAAACAagttaaactaatttaaaggcataaaatgataaaaaaaaaattgtgttaaatATCTTTTGTAGGCAGGGAACGTCAGCTCTCACGATCGATGAAGGTTGTGGAGCCCAATAGCCAGAGACAGGCCCACTGCCAGTACGAGTACACGTGGCGGCATCAGAAAGGGAGAAGTAGTTCCTACGTGTTGCATCGGACGGCTGGTATTCACTGGAAgagaaattgaaaggaaatgcACTTTACGCGGTTTTGGTATATTCCATGATTGCTTCAGACACACTCTTCCGAAGCCATATGCTATGATAAACCAGCCGTCGCTTGCTAAGCCTACATGTTCTTTTGCATTACAATTCAATTCCCTTCTGTTCAGTTTTAACCTTACCTctttgtatttttcttcttttgcttcaactttcctctcttttttatgCTAAATCTATATCTTATCAAAgttttcaaagttttttttttgtgtccaTAAACTAACACCTTTAATTTTTGTTGCCTTTCTAAACTAGCGATCACTTTCTTAATCATGGCGATGATTCCTTTGTTTCTTTAAATTTGTGAATGGCATGCCCACAAAAGCGTTGTGATTTGTAGGGATAATATAAGATAAGAAAGCGTGTATTTATCATCGAGTACGTAAGTACCGTTGTTTTATCTTCtctgaaaatatcataatttatttgtgtTCACAATTTTACCCGTGCATTACAGACtagtcttaatttattttttactggCATTTCTGGTCTTTGTGATTACGATAGAATAATATCACATCAAAACTAcatagtaaataataaaatatattcatatttcCCCCCTAAAAAATTAGCAATTCAATTTaaactaacaagagaaatgcTTATAAACTAAACTTGGTATTGAATAGTTTAGTACAGTGGCTTCCTGCATCCCTGTTCCCTATTGTCTAGCTGCCTCTCTTTTGTCCAAAATAAACTTGTTGCACCTCATGTATTGCAGCACTCAGTTAGCATAATAATAACCATAGATGAGAGACATGcgtttagataattttttaatgaatatttacaaaaaaataaatttaaagagataaaaataaaatctttttataaaCTAATATTACTTTATACATTTTATCCATTTAAAATACGTTCTTTTCTAATTTCTCAAGAATTGACATACATAAATTAACTCTAATTAAtaggataatttttatttgctgttttattattttatgtttcacTTTAagtactgatcgaaaaaattatttaaatttgcagttagttgatttttatttaaaaatacccTTAACTGGAAGGTGTGCTTAAGGCAACgttttttcaaacaaaacaacacGTATCCATAATGAGTAGTTGTTGCTTATTATCTTGGATTAGTTTCTGGGCAATAACATTAAAGAGGCGGATAGGGAAATCGACATCGATGGTGAGAGACACATTTAATTGGTT contains:
- the LOC114419951 gene encoding probable WRKY transcription factor 48, which translates into the protein MEEKREKEGNSKSSSTMANSVAFSDEIPNMSMSTSFPFSPAFSSIFDMMPPPPPSSSHDPKAPNNFAGFMDLLAVPADYYAPSLFDWPQNTTATSAPPPLTAQINHPLPSPASSNVPDGSEVLNTPASPNYSSISSSSNEAAAAAAANKATGNDNDADDETTIDAAAGRGEEDQDQDKTKKQLKPKKKNQKKQREPRFAFMTKSEVDHLDDGYRWRKYGQKAVKNSPHPRSYYRCTTATCGVKKRVERSSEDPTVVVTTYEGQHTHPCPATSRASLGFMHSEASGGFGPTSGLGSAHFMLPQQQQFRDQAQAAMLLYNSNSSSLSLPLNVVNSASCVNNSYPNTSSLSGFLQGQENHQRSVVAPHAFLRDNGLLQDIVPTHMRNEESEDRV